A region of Nostoc sp. 'Peltigera membranacea cyanobiont' N6 DNA encodes the following proteins:
- a CDS encoding GMC oxidoreductase → MNITEHYDIIIIGTGAGGGTLAHRLAPTGKKILVLERGDFLPREKANWIPEEVYQKNRYHTDEEWYNKEGKAFKPQTGYWVGGNTKLYGAALIRLRERDFERVIHKGGISPEWPLKYSDFEPYYTQAEKLYDVHGQEGEDPTEPPRSEPYPYPPVSHEPDMESLAEGIRELGYYPFHLPLGLKLNESDRTKSPCIRCDTFDGYPCLVDAKADADVNAIRPTREMYANFTLLTNAKVLRLHTSESGREVTSVETEIAGERHWFAGDIVVVACGSVNSAALLLRSANDKHPNGLANSSAQVGRNFMKQLETAIVSIHLEVNRANFQKTIAVNDFYWGEPDFPYPMGMVQNTGNVLADMIPAEAPPLMAPFVKLIPQYERHLLAERSVGWWLQTEDLPDPNNRISVVGDKIHVEYTLNNTEASDRLIHRWTSVLKSIPHSAKHALPFSLYPRTNLPEEAVAHQCGTCRFGTDPKTSVLNINCRTHDVDNLYVVDSSFFPSNSGANPTLTIMANALRVGDSIAERLKSQGGT, encoded by the coding sequence ATGAACATTACAGAACACTACGACATCATCATTATTGGTACGGGAGCCGGTGGAGGTACACTAGCTCACCGCCTCGCACCCACAGGTAAAAAAATTCTAGTGCTAGAACGAGGCGATTTTTTGCCCAGAGAGAAAGCTAACTGGATTCCAGAGGAGGTCTATCAAAAAAACCGTTACCACACAGATGAGGAATGGTATAACAAAGAAGGCAAAGCCTTTAAACCACAGACAGGCTACTGGGTTGGCGGCAATACCAAACTCTACGGTGCCGCTCTGATTAGATTACGAGAGCGAGATTTTGAAAGGGTAATTCACAAAGGAGGAATTTCTCCAGAATGGCCGCTCAAGTACTCAGACTTTGAGCCATACTACACCCAGGCAGAAAAGCTGTATGATGTGCATGGTCAAGAAGGAGAAGATCCCACCGAACCACCTCGTAGCGAACCATATCCCTATCCGCCAGTGAGTCATGAGCCGGATATGGAGTCTCTTGCTGAAGGCATCCGCGAACTGGGTTATTACCCATTTCATCTACCATTAGGATTAAAACTCAATGAAAGCGATCGCACCAAAAGCCCCTGCATTCGCTGCGATACCTTTGATGGATATCCCTGTCTGGTAGATGCAAAAGCCGATGCAGATGTCAATGCCATTCGTCCTACCCGCGAAATGTATGCTAATTTCACCCTTTTAACTAATGCCAAAGTCTTGCGGTTGCACACCAGCGAATCAGGACGAGAGGTGACAAGTGTAGAAACTGAAATTGCCGGGGAGAGGCATTGGTTTGCAGGTGATATTGTGGTTGTTGCCTGTGGTTCTGTCAACTCAGCGGCTTTGTTATTAAGGTCTGCTAACGACAAGCATCCTAATGGATTAGCCAACAGTTCCGCTCAAGTGGGGCGGAATTTCATGAAACAGTTGGAAACCGCGATCGTTTCCATCCATCTAGAAGTGAATCGCGCCAACTTTCAAAAAACGATCGCCGTCAACGATTTTTATTGGGGAGAGCCGGATTTTCCTTATCCGATGGGGATGGTGCAAAATACGGGCAATGTCCTAGCCGATATGATTCCCGCAGAGGCTCCACCGCTTATGGCTCCGTTTGTAAAATTGATTCCTCAGTATGAGCGACATTTGCTTGCGGAAAGATCCGTTGGCTGGTGGTTGCAAACAGAAGATTTACCAGATCCAAATAATCGGATTAGCGTCGTGGGTGACAAGATTCATGTTGAATATACATTGAATAATACCGAAGCAAGCGATCGCTTAATCCATCGTTGGACATCTGTATTAAAATCAATCCCTCACTCGGCTAAACACGCCCTACCATTTAGCCTTTATCCCCGCACAAACTTACCTGAAGAAGCTGTTGCTCATCAATGCGGTACTTGTCGATTTGGCACCGATCCTAAAACCTCAGTCCTTAACATCAATTGCCGTACTCATGATGTTGATAATCTCTACGTCGTAGATAGTAGTTTCTTTCCGTCAAATTCAGGTGCTAACCCGACATTAACGATTATGGCGAATGCGTTGCGCGTTGGCGATAGCATAGCTGAACGCTTGAAATCACAAGGAGGAACATGA
- a CDS encoding SDR family NAD(P)-dependent oxidoreductase — protein MDLGLKGKVAVVTGGDSGIGKATAKLLALEGAKVTIIDKTSENLQQATEELRKFGEIFPVQADLTQPKEIEAAKEQILKRFGTVHILVHAAGITGATGDFLELSDEEWYKTIDVDLMATVRTCRAFIGAMREAGWGRVILISSEDALQPYPEEIPYCACKAAVLNLAKNLSKAYAKDGVLVNAVSPAYIATSMTDAMMEKRSKELGVSFDEAVNSFLDEQRPHIELKRRGKPEEVAAVIAFLCSEQSSFVVGSNYRVDGGSVASL, from the coding sequence ATGGATCTTGGTCTTAAAGGTAAAGTCGCTGTAGTTACTGGAGGTGATTCCGGCATTGGGAAAGCGACAGCTAAACTGCTAGCTCTTGAGGGTGCAAAGGTTACTATTATCGATAAGACTTCAGAAAATCTTCAGCAGGCGACTGAGGAACTGAGAAAGTTTGGAGAAATATTTCCGGTTCAAGCAGACCTCACTCAGCCTAAAGAAATTGAAGCTGCCAAAGAGCAAATTCTTAAGCGCTTTGGAACAGTTCACATTCTCGTTCATGCAGCAGGAATTACAGGTGCTACGGGAGATTTCCTCGAACTGAGTGATGAGGAGTGGTATAAGACAATTGACGTTGACTTGATGGCGACGGTACGCACCTGTCGCGCTTTTATCGGAGCGATGCGTGAAGCTGGTTGGGGAAGAGTCATCCTCATCAGTTCGGAAGATGCACTACAACCCTACCCAGAAGAGATACCTTACTGCGCTTGCAAAGCGGCTGTACTGAATCTTGCTAAAAATTTATCTAAAGCTTATGCAAAAGATGGCGTACTGGTAAATGCAGTTTCTCCTGCCTATATCGCTACCTCAATGACTGACGCAATGATGGAAAAGCGCTCAAAAGAACTGGGTGTCAGCTTTGATGAAGCAGTTAATAGTTTTCTTGATGAACAGCGCCCTCACATCGAACTCAAACGACGTGGTAAACCCGAAGAAGTAGCGGCTGTGATTGCATTCCTTTGCTCTGAGCAATCAAGCTTTGTGGTTGGTTCTAACTATCGGGTAGATGGTGGCTCGGTTGCAAGTTTGTGA
- a CDS encoding SMP-30/gluconolactonase/LRE family protein — protein MAKTIEIYDDRLRAIVSLDASLQKLANGAVHSEGPVYFHEDNSVVWSDAHGNRLLRWSPSDDVSVLRDPSDYQSGNYRDLEGRLVACSSGLRAIIRREHNGEWKVLVDRYQGKRLNSPNDLVVKSDGTIWFTDPPYGITEPNQGYGGEQEQPGNFVYRFDSVTGEIYPVVTDMMRPNGLAFSPDESLLYVSDTAAFNIPGGPHDICVYEFVGNRHLTNGRVFAVIEPGQPDGFRVDKYGNVFTSSEDSVQIYAPDGTQLGKILVPETPTNLTFGGNEGDRLFITAGHSLYAIDLNTRGVQQ, from the coding sequence ATGGCTAAAACCATTGAGATTTACGACGATCGCTTGCGTGCTATTGTATCTCTAGATGCTTCACTCCAAAAGCTAGCCAACGGTGCAGTTCATAGTGAGGGGCCTGTTTACTTTCACGAAGACAACAGTGTTGTGTGGAGTGATGCTCACGGCAACCGCCTGTTACGTTGGAGTCCTAGCGACGATGTGAGTGTCCTACGCGATCCATCTGATTATCAAAGCGGTAATTACCGTGACTTAGAGGGTCGCTTAGTTGCGTGTTCATCTGGCTTGCGTGCCATCATCCGCCGCGAACACAATGGTGAGTGGAAGGTTTTAGTCGATCGCTACCAAGGCAAACGCCTGAACAGTCCAAATGATTTAGTAGTGAAAAGTGACGGTACAATTTGGTTTACCGATCCGCCTTATGGCATCACCGAGCCAAATCAAGGTTACGGCGGCGAACAGGAACAACCCGGAAATTTTGTATACCGCTTTGATTCAGTAACAGGTGAGATTTATCCAGTAGTAACGGATATGATGCGTCCGAATGGGCTGGCTTTCAGTCCAGACGAAAGCCTCCTGTATGTTTCAGATACAGCTGCGTTTAATATACCTGGGGGGCCTCATGACATCTGCGTGTATGAGTTCGTGGGCAATCGCCATTTGACGAATGGCCGTGTGTTTGCAGTCATCGAACCAGGACAACCCGATGGATTTCGGGTGGATAAGTACGGTAATGTTTTTACTAGTTCTGAAGATAGCGTGCAGATATACGCCCCCGATGGGACTCAGTTGGGAAAAATTCTTGTACCGGAGACACCCACTAATCTGACTTTCGGTGGTAACGAAGGCGATCGCCTTTTTATCACAGCCGGTCATTCCTTATATGCTATCGACCTTAATACCCGTGGTGTACAGCAATGA
- a CDS encoding DoxX family protein — MIYKFATGVAIAFFLGSFNFPQLSPHLLSSLSPVYPDGFPGLALFLLRVSLGWLFILHGYPKITHLQQWAESLKTPVVLCFLSAASMVGGGIFLIIGFLTLLDTLPILCSMIFAIYLDISGSKPFVAQDPYLIPEDQYKGPLGKGEPPSWEKAFMYCVMLIAIAVLGPGAYSLDTLIFGR; from the coding sequence ATGATTTATAAATTTGCGACTGGTGTAGCGATCGCTTTTTTTCTCGGTTCATTTAATTTCCCACAGCTAAGTCCACACTTGTTAAGTTCACTCTCTCCTGTGTATCCTGACGGATTTCCCGGATTAGCACTTTTCCTGCTAAGAGTTAGTCTTGGCTGGTTGTTTATATTACATGGCTATCCGAAGATAACGCATCTTCAGCAGTGGGCTGAGTCTCTAAAAACGCCTGTCGTTCTTTGCTTTTTATCAGCTGCATCTATGGTAGGTGGCGGAATTTTTCTAATTATTGGATTCCTGACACTCTTAGACACTTTGCCCATTCTCTGCTCAATGATTTTTGCGATATATTTAGACATTTCTGGAAGTAAACCTTTTGTAGCTCAAGATCCATACTTAATTCCAGAAGACCAGTATAAAGGCCCTTTAGGCAAAGGCGAACCGCCAAGTTGGGAAAAAGCGTTTATGTACTGCGTCATGCTAATTGCGATCGCGGTTTTAGGCCCTGGTGCTTATTCCCTAGATACTCTCATTTTTGGACGGTGA